A stretch of the Neodiprion lecontei isolate iyNeoLeco1 chromosome 4, iyNeoLeco1.1, whole genome shotgun sequence genome encodes the following:
- the LOC107216809 gene encoding CCR4-NOT transcription complex subunit 9, with the protein MSSQQSPAALQATVDADKVYTWIIELSNPETRENALFELSKKREVVPDLAPMLWHSFGTTAALLQEIINIYPAINPATLTAYQSNRVCNALALLQCVASHPETRSAFLQAHVPLFLYPFLHTTSKTRPFEYLRLTSLGVIGALVKTDEQEVITFLLTTEIIPLCLRIMESSSELSKTVATFILQKILLDDSGLSYICQTYDRFSHVAMILGKMVLSLAKDPSARLLKHVVRCYLRLSDNPRALLALRQCLPDQLRDNTFATCLQEDKSTTHWLNQLLKNLETGPQPGPQNQPGQPDPRTIGMSPLTS; encoded by the exons ATGAGTTCTCAGCAGAGTCCGGCTGCCCTGCAGGCAACCGTCGACGCCGACAAGGTATACACGTGGATTATCGAATTGTCTAATCCTGAGACACGGGAGAACGCCTTGTTCGAGCTGAGCAAGAAGCGCGAAGTTGTTCCGGACCTCGCCCCCATGCTATGGCACTCGTTTGGCACGACTGCTGCACTGCTCCAGGAGATTATCAACATATACCCTGCCATCAACCCAGCTACGCTTACTGCCTATCAAAGCAACAGAGTCTGCAATGCTCTCGCTCTCCTTCAATGCGTCGCTAGTCACCCTGAGACGAGATCTGCTTTTCTGCAG GCTCACGTACCTTTGTTCCTTTATCCGTTCTTGCATACCACGAGCAAGACGCGACCCTTTGAGTACCTGAGACTTACCAGCCTTGGAGTGATCGGAGCGCTGGTTAAAACTGATGAGCAAGAAGTAATCACGTTTCTACTCACCACCGAAATAATACCGCTCTGTTTGAGGATCATGGAAAGTAGTTCTGAACTGAGTAAAACAGTCGCTACGTTTATACTCCAGAAAATACTGCTCGACGATAGCGGACTTTCGTATATATGTCAAACTTACGACAGATTCAGCCACGTCGCTATGATCCTGGGAAAAATGGTTCTGTCCTTGGCCAAAGATCCCTCCGCCAGACTCCTCAAACACGTTGTTAGGTGTTACTTGAGGCTATCGGACAATCCCAG agcACTTCTGGCGTTAAGGCAATGCTTACCAGATCAACTCAGAGATAATACTTTTGCGACCTGCTTACAAGAAGACAAATCTACTACCCACTGGCTGAATCAGTTACTTAAGAACCTGGAAACTGGACCTCAGCCAGGGCCTCAAAATCAGCCAGGGCAACCAGATCCCAGGACGATCGGCATGTCACCCCTGACATCATAG
- the LOC107228207 gene encoding sodium-coupled monocarboxylate transporter 1 isoform X1, with translation MDAGKVQTRSFDVVDCVVFAGMLGVSALIGVYQAYKSRKNENAVREYLVGGQNMSIFPISMSLIASYISGITILGIPAEMYVYGTQLWCVVIPDCFVSLTMAFVYLPVFYKLQITSSYEYLNLRFNHVVRLMGSIIFIIKMLLYIPLVIYVPALAFNQVTGIQIHLITPIVCVVCIFYTTLGGLKAVVWTDTIQTIVMFGGVIVVIVLGTARVGSVQDVWQRSWDSDRIEFFNINPDPTIRHTFWTVVVGNYLNWLASCSVNQSMVQRCLSMPNLRNANITIAIMAVGMVTIVSMSCYTGLVIYAAFHKCDPITTKQINKADQLLPFFVMEIAESVPGLPGLFISGVFSAALSTMSTGLNSMSGVIYEDMIKPLMKRPFGDTAASRVMKLTVVLIGTICVGLVFLVEKLSSLIHAGKSLSGITAGPLLGIFTLGMFFPYANSAGALTGGIVSVCFVAWISFGTQAAISSGQIHFIPKPVSVEECSEQFKNISFQNSTTILEKASSEAPFFLYRMSYLWYTWVGFLVAILVGLLVSWITGPNKYRVEDKNLYTPVIHKLLTRGSGPTNMTELAKVNQVAETS, from the exons ATGGACGCCGGCAAAGTTCAGACGAGGTCCTTCGACGTCGTCGATTGCGTTGTCTTCGCCGGGATGCTGGGTGTATCGGCCCTCATCGGCGTATACCAGGCTTACAAGTCtaggaaaaacgagaacgCCGTTAGGGAATACCTCGTCGGTGGACAGAACATGTCCATATTTCCCATAAGCATGTCTTTGATTGCGAG CTACATCTCGGGTATCACTATACTGGGAATACCGGCTGAAATGTACGTCTATGGAACCCAGCTGTGGTGCGTTGTCATCCCGGATTGTTTCGTGTCCCTGACGATGGCCTTCGTCTACTTGCCAGTATTTTACAAGCTGCAAATCACGTCGTCCTACGAG TATCTGAATTTGCGATTCAACCACGTGGTGCGACTGATGGGCTCGATCATATTTATCATCAAGATG TTGCTCTACATTCCGTTGGTGATCTACGTGCCTGCGTTGGCCTTCAATCAGGTCACAGGCATCCAAATTCACCTGATCACGCCGATCGTATGCGTAGTCTGCATATTCTACACGACCCTG GGTGGTTTGAAGGCCGTCGTATGGACGGACACGATACAGACGATAGTGATGTTCGGGGGCGTGATCGTCGTCATTGTGCTGGGAACGGCGAGGGTCGGGAGCGTCCAGGATGTCTGGCAAAGAAGCTGGGACAGCGATaggattgaatttttcaa CATAAATCCGGACCCTACCATCAGGCACACCTTCTGGACGGTTGTCGTCGGGAATTACTTGAACTGGCTCGCGTCCTGCTCGGTAAATCAATCTATGGTGCAGCGTTGCTTGTCGATGCCGAATCTTCGCAACGCGAACAT CACGATCGCCATTATGGCCGTAGGCATGGTAACCATTGTCTCTATGAGCTGCTACACCGGACTTGTCATATACGCGGCCTTTCACAAATGCGATCCCATTACGACCAAG CAAATAAATAAGGCGGATCAGCTGCTGCCGTTTTTCGTCATGGAAATAGCCGAGAGCGTTCCCGGGCTTCCGGGCCTTTTCATATCCGGTGTCTTCAGCGCTGCTCTAAG CACGATGTCAACCGGCTTGAACTCCATGTCCGGCGTGATCTACGAGGACATGATTAAACCCTTGATGAAACGACCGTTCGGCGACACGGCGGCCAGTCGAGTGATGAAACTCACGGTTGTCTTGATCGGGACTATTTGTGTGGGCCTGGTATTCCTTGTGGAAAAGCTCAGCAGTTTAATTCAC GCTGGAAAAAGTTTGTCTGGAATTACGGCTGGACCATTGCTGGGTATTTTTACCCTTGGAATGTTTTTTCCCTACGCAAACTCGGCG GGCGCCCTGACCGGTGGAATCGTTAGCGTGTGCTTCGTCGCCTGGATATCCTTCGGTACTCAAGCTGCCATATCCAGTGGGCAAATACATTTCATACCGAAACCAGTTTCCGTGGAAGAATGCTCGGAACAGTTCAAAAATATcagctttcaaaattccacCACAATACTGGAAAAGGCATCAAG TGAGGCGCCATTCTTCCTCTACAGAATGTCGTACTTGTGGTATACCTGGGTTGGATTTTTGGTCGCTATTTTGGTCGGGCTACTTGTCTCTTGGATTACAGGCCCGAACAAATACAGAGTTGAGGACAAGAATTTGTACACACCCGTTATACATAAACTTTTGACAAGAGGTTCAGGTCCCAcg AATATGACGGAACTCGCAAAAGTGAATCAAGTAGCCGAGACGAGTTga
- the LOC107228207 gene encoding sodium-coupled monocarboxylate transporter 1 isoform X2, translating to MDAGKVQTRSFDVVDCVVFAGMLGVSALIGVYQAYKSRKNENAVREYLVGGQNMSIFPISMSLIASYISGITILGIPAEMYVYGTQLWCVVIPDCFVSLTMAFVYLPVFYKLQITSSYEYLNLRFNHVVRLMGSIIFIIKMLLYIPLVIYVPALAFNQVTGIQIHLITPIVCVVCIFYTTLGGLKAVVWTDTIQTIVMFGGVIVVIVLGTARVGSVQDVWQRSWDSDRIEFFNINPDPTIRHTFWTVVVGNYLNWLASCSVNQSMVQRCLSMPNLRNANITIAIMAVGMVTIVSMSCYTGLVIYAAFHKCDPITTKQINKADQLLPFFVMEIAESVPGLPGLFISGVFSAALSTMSTGLNSMSGVIYEDMIKPLMKRPFGDTAASRVMKLTVVLIGTICVGLVFLVEKLSSLIHAGKSLSGITAGPLLGIFTLGMFFPYANSA from the exons ATGGACGCCGGCAAAGTTCAGACGAGGTCCTTCGACGTCGTCGATTGCGTTGTCTTCGCCGGGATGCTGGGTGTATCGGCCCTCATCGGCGTATACCAGGCTTACAAGTCtaggaaaaacgagaacgCCGTTAGGGAATACCTCGTCGGTGGACAGAACATGTCCATATTTCCCATAAGCATGTCTTTGATTGCGAG CTACATCTCGGGTATCACTATACTGGGAATACCGGCTGAAATGTACGTCTATGGAACCCAGCTGTGGTGCGTTGTCATCCCGGATTGTTTCGTGTCCCTGACGATGGCCTTCGTCTACTTGCCAGTATTTTACAAGCTGCAAATCACGTCGTCCTACGAG TATCTGAATTTGCGATTCAACCACGTGGTGCGACTGATGGGCTCGATCATATTTATCATCAAGATG TTGCTCTACATTCCGTTGGTGATCTACGTGCCTGCGTTGGCCTTCAATCAGGTCACAGGCATCCAAATTCACCTGATCACGCCGATCGTATGCGTAGTCTGCATATTCTACACGACCCTG GGTGGTTTGAAGGCCGTCGTATGGACGGACACGATACAGACGATAGTGATGTTCGGGGGCGTGATCGTCGTCATTGTGCTGGGAACGGCGAGGGTCGGGAGCGTCCAGGATGTCTGGCAAAGAAGCTGGGACAGCGATaggattgaatttttcaa CATAAATCCGGACCCTACCATCAGGCACACCTTCTGGACGGTTGTCGTCGGGAATTACTTGAACTGGCTCGCGTCCTGCTCGGTAAATCAATCTATGGTGCAGCGTTGCTTGTCGATGCCGAATCTTCGCAACGCGAACAT CACGATCGCCATTATGGCCGTAGGCATGGTAACCATTGTCTCTATGAGCTGCTACACCGGACTTGTCATATACGCGGCCTTTCACAAATGCGATCCCATTACGACCAAG CAAATAAATAAGGCGGATCAGCTGCTGCCGTTTTTCGTCATGGAAATAGCCGAGAGCGTTCCCGGGCTTCCGGGCCTTTTCATATCCGGTGTCTTCAGCGCTGCTCTAAG CACGATGTCAACCGGCTTGAACTCCATGTCCGGCGTGATCTACGAGGACATGATTAAACCCTTGATGAAACGACCGTTCGGCGACACGGCGGCCAGTCGAGTGATGAAACTCACGGTTGTCTTGATCGGGACTATTTGTGTGGGCCTGGTATTCCTTGTGGAAAAGCTCAGCAGTTTAATTCAC GCTGGAAAAAGTTTGTCTGGAATTACGGCTGGACCATTGCTGGGTATTTTTACCCTTGGAATGTTTTTTCCCTACGCAAACTCGGCG TGA